From Corvus hawaiiensis isolate bCorHaw1 chromosome 13, bCorHaw1.pri.cur, whole genome shotgun sequence, one genomic window encodes:
- the C13H15orf61 gene encoding uncharacterized protein C15orf61 homolog, producing the protein MRALLRRLHGAAVALLLWRGPAPARPAASEVLSQHLRQRRLPHWTSFCVKYSAVRNDQFGLSHFNWPVDGANYLVLRTGCFPFIKYHCSRAAPQDLALQNAAFTALKVLNAGIPTLLYGIGSWFFARVTETVHTSHGPVTIYFLNKEDEGAMY; encoded by the exons ATGCGGGCGCTGCTGCGGCGGCTGCACGGGGCGGCCGTGGCGCTGCTGCTGTggcggggcccggccccggcccgtcCCGCCGCCTCCGAGGTGCTGAGCCAGCACCTGCGGCAGCGCCGCCTGCCCCACTGGACCTCGTTCTGCGTCAAGTACAGTGCGGTGCGCAACGACCAGTTCGGCCTCTCGCACTTCAACTGGCCCGTGGACGGCGCCAACTACCTGGTGCTGCGCACCGGCTGCTTCCCCTTCATCAAGTACCACTGCTCCCGCGCCGCGCCGCAGGACCTGGCGCTGCAGAACGCCGCCTTCACCGCCCTCAAGGTGCTCAACGCCG GCATCCCAACTTTACTGTATGGAATTGGCTCCTGGTTCTTTGCCCGTGTCACAGAGACTGTTCACACGAGCCATGGCCCAGTcactatttattttctaaataaagaaGATGAAGGAGCCATGTACTGA